The following are from one region of the Capsicum annuum cultivar UCD-10X-F1 chromosome 1, UCD10Xv1.1, whole genome shotgun sequence genome:
- the LOC107853823 gene encoding protein MODIFYING WALL LIGNIN-2 produces the protein MENHQFIYPILVSLITALGLVSISLCIAAEFKKTKKKDLRFDGKWCYLPGSVAFELGIGALICLLIAQVIGNLLICTICFSRDHQNSSKPNKKLTFNSLICVLSWMSFVMGIILIGTSISMSKSQPLGEGWLDGECYIVKDGVYIISAILVFVTLSSTLAYLTLKIKKKNPVQTRWQDTSTSN, from the exons atgGAAAATCACCAATTCATATACCCAATTCTTGTCTCCCTTATCACTGCCCTTGGCCTTGTTTCCATCTCTCTATGCATAGCTGCTGAATTCAAGAAAACAAAG AAGAAAGATCTCAGGTTTGATGGAAAATGGTGTTACTTGCCAGGAAGTGTGGCCTTTGAATTGGGGATTGGAGctttaatttgtttattaattgCACAAGTGATTGGGAACTTGTTGATATGTACAATTTGCTTCTCAAGGGACCATCAAAACAGTTCAAAGCCTAACAAGAAGCTTACCTTTAACAGCCTCATTTGTGTTCTTTCATG GATGAGCTTTGTGATGGGAATAATTTTGATAGGAACTAGCATTAGCATGAGCAAAAGCCAACCACTTGGTGAAGGGTGGCTTGATGGTGAATGTTACATAGTCAAAGATGGTGTCTACATTATTTCAGCAATTTTGGTATTTGTAACTTTGAGCTCAACACTTGCTTACCTCAccttgaaaataaagaagaagaatccGGTACAAACAAGATGGCAAGATACCTCTACAAGTAATTGA